The following are encoded in a window of Numida meleagris isolate 19003 breed g44 Domestic line chromosome 11, NumMel1.0, whole genome shotgun sequence genomic DNA:
- the CCDC36 gene encoding interactor of HORMAD1 protein 1 isoform X2 — protein sequence MNFNVWNIKEMLSTPTASGPNKFFARSSALSDYSSLSDSQLLFGSQVCPENVQAAAPLELGMQLGQHNSQDSEPSIFTKYQAKPQLFDEDTREKGLLNFGAGRGKRILENFEANKNKIKDKYDREVLSTFISSINDRLQGLQACLDKFEEAFNSRNKSISVHLETISKTLQDALQSHSDVVLKALADKSQMEQALLEMERRLAAM from the exons GCCAAACAAGTTCTTTGCCCGGAGCAGCGCTCTGAGTGACTATTCAAGTCTGAGTGACTCCCAGCTGCTCTTTGGCTCCCAGGTCTGCCCGGAGAatgtgcaggcagcagcaccgcTGGAGCTGGGCATGCAGCTGGGCCAGCACAACTCTCAGGAC AGCGAGCCCAGTATTTTTACCAAATACCAAGCAAAACCACAGCTATTTGATGAAGACACAAGAGAAAAAGGGTTGCTTAATTTTGGTGCAGGACGAGGGAAAAGAATCCTGGAAAATTTTGAagcaaataagaacaaaataaaggaCAAATACGATCG aGAAGTGTTAAGCACCTTTATTTCCAGCATCAATGACAGGCTTCAAGGG CTACAAGCATGCTTGGACAAGTTTGAAGAAGCGTTCAATTCAAGAAACAAATCCATTTCTGTTCACCTGGAGACCATTTCCAAGACAT TGCAAGATGCTCTTCAAAGTCACAGCGACGTGGTGCTGAAAGCCCTGGCAGATAAAAGCCAAATGGAGCAGGCgctgctggagatggagagGAGACTGGCAGCC